Part of the Blastocatellia bacterium genome, GATGAACTCCACCGGCTGGCCCAGCACTTTGCTGATGACGTGATAGGCATCGTGATCGCAGTTCGATCCGGGAAATACCACAACGCCGAATTTCATGACCGGTCACCTCCGGCGGGAAATGTCGGGTGGTCTTTGGGGGCCCGCATCTTCACTCCAGGATCTCGACCGTAAAGTCCTCGATGACGGGATTGGCCAGAAGTTCATCGGCCAGTCTGACCATCAGGTCGCGGGCGGCCTCAGGAGAGAGCACCGAATCCAGCTCGATCTCGAAGAACTTCCCCTGACGAATCTCGCGGATCCCGTGATAGCCGAGCGTCTCGGCGGCCTGGTGAATCGTCTTCCCCTGAGGATCGAAAACTCCCGGTTTCAACCGAACGTGGATGAGTGCTCTCATGATGACGTCCTCTGCCGCTCATCGTTTTGAGCGGTTCCAAAAACGCGCTGAAAGATGGTATCCACATGGCGCAACAGGCGCTGGAGGCTGAAAATCTCGTCAATCTCGTCGGCACGCAGGCGCCCGGTGATTTCCGGAGAGCGGCGAACGAGGGCGGCGAAATCCGCTCGCTCGTCCCAGGCGCGATGGGCCAGGCGTTGAACGATCTCATAGGCGTCCTCCCGACTCATCCCGCGCTCGGTCAATGCGAGCAGCAGATCCCCGCTGAAGATCACGCCGCGCGTCGCCTGAAGATTCTCCATCATCCGTTCGGGATAGACGACCAGATTCTCGATCAGTCGCGTGGTTCGATGGATGAGGTAATCGGTGAGGATGCAGCTTTCCGGCACAATGATGCGTTCGACCGAGGAGTGGGAAATATCCCGCTCATGCCAGAGGGCGATATTCTCCAGAGCCGCCTGGACGTTGGCGCGCACGACGCGCGCGAGCCCGCAGATTTGTTCCGAGGCGATGGGGTTGCGCTTGTGCGGCATGGCCGAGGACCCTTTTTGTCCCGGGCTGAAGAACTCCTCCGCCTCTCGCACTTCCGTTCGCTGGAGATGGCGAATCTCCAGGGCGATCTTCTCCAAACAGGAGGCGATGATGCCCAGCGTCGCCAGGAATTCCGCATGACGGTCGCGCTGCACGATCTGCGTGGAGATGGGGTCGGGCGTAAGACCGAGGCGAGCGCACACCTTTTCTTCCACCTCGGGATCAAGGTGCGCGAAGGTGCCGACGGCGCCGGAAATCTTGCCCACGCTGACGATGTCGCGCGCTCGCCGGAGGCGTTCCCGATTCCGCTCGGTATCGGCATACCAGAGGGCGAGTTTGAGACCGAAGGTCGTCGGCTCGGCATGAACGCCGTGCGTGCGCCCGATCATGGGCGTGTACTGAAACTCGAAGGCCCGACGGCGTAACACCTCGGCCAGTCGCGCGAGCTTGTCGAGCAGCACATCGCTGGCGTCGCGCAAAAGCAGCGCCATCGCCGTATCCAGGACATCCGAGGACGTCATTCCGTAGTGCACGAATCGCGCCTCCGGCCCGATCTCCTCGGCCACGGCCGTGAGAAAGGCGATGACATCATGCTGGACGCGAGCCTCGATCTCCTGGATGCGCGCGATGTTTATGCGGGCTTTTCGCTTGATGACGTCGAGAGCCTCGGCGGGGATCATCCCGCGTTCCGCTTGAACCTCACAGACGGCCAGCTCGACCTTCAACCAGGTGCGAAACTTATTCTCGTCGCTCCAGAGCTGGCCCATTTCGGGAAGGGTGTAGCGGGGAATCATAGGTCAATCCACTCGCTCGGGCGATCATGAAAAGCGAGACGAATCCGCTGCTCCAGATCACCGCTCAGTGGGGGCTGTCGCTCGGAGAGTGCCTGGAGGGCCGCCAGGCGGGCGATCTCGGGATGATTATTGGTTCGACTCAGGTGAACCAGAGTGATGATCTCGGCTCGGCCGTCGAAATCCTCGCGCAGGAATCGGGCCATCTCATCGTTGGACAGATGCCCGTGACGGCTCATGACGCGTTGCTTGACCGCCCAGGGGTACGGGCCGGCGCGCAACATCTCCACATCGTGATTGGCTTCGAGAATGAGGACATCGGAGCCCCGAAGATGCTCGGCGACCATCTGGGGGATGTATCCCAGATCGGTGGCGTAGCCCACGCGAACGCCACGCGCCGTGATGGTGAAGGCCAGCGTTTCCGCCGCATCGTGGGGAACGGAGAACGGACGGAAGGTGATATCGCCGATTTCAAAAGGGCGCTCGGCTTCGATGAACTCGGCGACAGTCAACGTGTCCGCGGGATTCATGCGACACCACGCCTCATGACTGGCCCGCGACATGAAAATGGGAATCCCCAGAGATCGCGCCAGAATGGGCGCCCCCCGGATGTGGTCGGCATGTTCGTGGGTGATAACGAGGGCCGATACCCGGCAGATGTCCTCACCGATCTCCCGGAGTCGCCGGGTCAACTCCCGCTGAGAGAAACCGACATCGAGTAAGACTCGCGTCGAACCGGAGACCAGCAGAGTCGCATTGCCCGAACTGGAGCTGCCGAGAATGTTGATGCGCATGGTCTGTCGTCCTGGAGCGAGAGCGCGAAGACGCAGAATCGGTCAGTCACAGGCCAGTCGTGATCGGTCAATCTCCAGATGATTCAAGCTGCCGAGCACAACCAGCGCCAGCGATTCGGTATGGAAGATCTCATTGGCCACCCGGTGGAGATCCTCGGCGGTGACGGCACTGATGCACGCCAGGATGCTGTCATAAGGAACTTGCTCGCCGAAATAGATCTCCTGCTGAGCGATATGCCCCATGCGGGCGTTGGAGGATTCGAGACTGAGCATAGTGGCGGCTTTGGCCTGCTCCTTGGCCCGCTGAAGCTCCTCCTCGGAGACGGGCTCGGATTTCAGACGAACGATTTCCGCAATGCATAGATCAATGACCTTGAGAACCTTCTCCGGCGACGTGGCCGCATAGATGAAGAAAAGGCCCGTATCGGTGTATTGCAAGGTTCCCGCGCCGGTGGAGTAGGCGAGCCCGTGATCCTCCCGAATGGACTGGAAGAGGCGTGAGCTGGCGCCGCCGCCGAGAATCGAACTGAGAATCATCACGCTGTGACGATCGGGCGACAGCAACGACGGACAGGTGGCTCCGAAAAGCAACTGTACCTGTCCCAACTGATCCTTGCGGTGCAAGACAATCGTGGGCGAGGCTTGAGGCGGTGTGTCCTGCGGACGGAATCCGCTGTCGGGAATCTCCTCGAAGTACCTGGCCGCCAGCTCCACAATCTCCTCATGGGTGACGTGACCCGCCGCCGAAACGACGAGATTGGCCGGGGTGTAGACCTTCTGCCAGTGAGCGACGATCTCCTCGCGCGTCAAGCGGGTGAGGCTCTCCTCCGTTCCCAGGATGGGACGCCCCAGCCGATGATTCGGCCAGAAATTCCTCAGGAAAATTTCGGTGGCCAGATCATCCGGCGTATCCTCGACCATGCGCATCTCCTCGACGATGACGCTGCGTTCCTTCTCGATCTCTTGCGGATCGAACCGGGGCCGGGTGATCACATCGGCGATGAGATCGAAGGCCCGGGGAACATGCTCATCGAGCACTTTGATCGAATAGGCGGCACACTCATGACTGGTGAAGGCATCGAAGGTGCTCCCCAGCATGTCCGACTCGATGGCAATATCGCGCGTCGTGCGCCGCTCGGTCCCCTTGAACAACAGATGCTCGATGAAATGGGAGATGCCACATTGATCGAGCGGTTCGTGACGGGATCCGGCTCGAACCCACACCCCAATGCTCACCGAGCGCAGGTGATTCATTTGCTCGGTAACGATGGTCAGTCCGCTGGGCAGGACTGTTTTCTTAATCTCCTGATCAACCATTGCGCCGCCTGACAAGAGGCTGAATACTAGCACATCCGTACAAACGCCTGCAACCGACAGATCCGTCCGGCCCGATCATCGCGCGACACTGCGCGAGCGCCGGGCGTTCTCAAGACAAAACGATGACTCCCCGGCTTCCCGGTCAGCTTTTCCCGAAGAAAAATCCCCACAGATTCGCCGAGCAGGGATCGCTCTCCGGATGGCATCAGCGCCCCATCCGCCTATCGGGACTCCCTCTTTCTTCGGTCGAGGGAAGCGTTCTCCCCGGTGAAGCAGCAGCCGAAACGTTGCGCGGGCTTGAAGCGAAAATCTCAGGTGAAGCGGGAATAAATGCCCTCCTGCGAGGCAGGCGACAGATCAGGGAGCAGATGGATGAACTCCCACCCACAGGATAGGTCAACAGGGCCGCGAGAGCCGGTGAAAAAACTTTGCCCTAGGCGCGGACGTCATAGCGGAGGAACGCCACGCAGGCTCCAACGAAGAGAACCCCCGTCCAGAGGATTAACGTCAGAATATCCCATGCGGCCCCGGCAGCCGCTTCCGACAGTGAGGGCAATGGCATCTGGAATCGCGGAAGCTGACGCCGATCAAACGGCACGTGGGCGTAGGAGATTTTTTCAATCCCATTCAGCTGATAGACCCTCCCCTTGTAGGTGAACCGGGTAAATCCTCCTTCGACATGCGCCTGAGGGCGCAGAAGCCGCCGCAGGCGGCGAGCAACCGTCGTATAAGAATCCAGGTATCGCTCGGCGGCCGCGAGAAACTGCGCATGTCTGACATACCCTGCCGGGATTATTCCTTCCAGGGCAAACTGGTAAGAAAATGCCGGAGAGGAACGGCTGAAGAAACGAATGCGCTCGGCCTGCTGGGCGACCTCACGGTAATAGGAAGCGAGGATCTGTCCTGTAGTCACAGCGAACTTTTCCAGGACTTGCTCGTGATCAGCATAGATTTTGGCTTGGACGGCAGCGATGAGTTTCTCCCTCTGAGACTCCGTCAGTCCGGGATAGGTCACCGCCGCCCACAACACTTCCCCCGAAAGACTCAACCCGCTCCATTTCGCCCGCCTCGCCCCCTCCAGATTCTCTTGAAGCTCATGAAGCGACGGCACTCGACCCCAGGATTCGACAGCCAGGCGAACCCCGTTGGGAAAGACGATGACCATCCCGATCCAGAGAATGAGGGAAACCACCAAAGCCGTTGAAGCCCGATAAAAGACCGTCGAGGCCAACAAGCCCACCGTCCCCATGATGGTGATGAAGAGTCCCGAGAGCATGAGGGCGATGCCGATTCTGAGCCATTCGCGTGCCCCCAACTCGACTGGGCCCATCAGGAGGATCACCAGCAGACTGAGCCCAACAGTCAGCACTAACGGCACCCACAGGACAACCACATTGCCAACAAAACAGGCCAGGATGACCGTCCAACGACGACAGCTCCCGGCGAGCACGAGCGGTAACGTCCCCGATTGTTTTTCTCCGGCAACACTATCATAGGTCATCAAAACGGCGAGAAAACTGTAGACGTAGACGATCAGGAAAGCCCAGTCGAAAGGAATGGCCGTCTCAACCAGCGGCCGTTCAGTCGTGTCAGCGCTCTCCACATAGTGAAGGACTGCCGGTTCCATCTTAAGGAGAATCGGCGCGTCTTGCTCGCCGTCGCGGATAAAGAGCAGAGGGTTCGGAGGTTTCACCACATAGGTGCGATCGAGCGTCGTTTGCTGCTCGGCCTGAGAGCGCAGCCGCACATATTCCTTGTGACGGTGGCGATATTGGCACATCGAGAGGGCCGTCGCCGTGACCCCCATCACCAGGGAGACGGCCAACAGGAGAAAGAAGCGCAGGTCATAGAAGCGTTTTTGAATCTCCTTTATGACGAGGAGCATCAGCATCGGCGCTCTCCTCCCACGATCACAGAGTTGGGGAGTAAGTCATTATCGCTCTCAGCCCACCCACGCATCCGATGAGATTGAATACGAGGAGCGTCACGATGGCAGGCAGAGCGCGGTCCAGAGACTCTCCGAGCGATTCAGGCTCATAGTGCGGCGTCGGGAGGTTGGTCAGGTCAAGCGGAGTGTTTTCATAAACGTCCGGGATAGAGGCGAAGCTTCTCCTCTTGCCACCCCTTGAGTTGCCCGTTCTGCCACCTCGCCTGGCTGACAAAGCGAATGTGCGCTCCCGCGTCCGATTGAGCCAGAGCTTCGCAAGACATAACGTAACTCGTCGTAGGAACCAGCCACATCAGGCGTTCCATCGAGCGGGAGAGTCGCAGGTTTTGTTGCCACAGGGCGTCGGCGCGCTCGGGCGTCCACGGCTGAAAGATTCCTCCGGATGTCGTCACCCCATCAGTTAGGCTCGCTCGAACGAGCACAGGTAAAGACGACGGATAAAACAACCACCAGTCCCACCCAGATCACCAACAGCAGAGCTAGACTCGCCGCCGAACTTCGCGTCAAAGCCGAGACCCAGAACCCCAGAAAGATAAATCCCGATACGAAGAGGATGGTGAATCCCGCGATCAGAGCGAGTCGTGCGTAGTCAGCCCCGTCCATGGGGAGCGACGGGGGAAGCCGCAGGATGATGAGCCAAAGAAGGATCATCACGGCCAGCGGCAAGAGTAAAGTGACAAGCGTTCCCCCATATTCGCCGAAAAGGAGGCGAAATCGAGGCACACTGTAAGACCAGCAGAGTCGGAGCGTCCCCTGCTCGCGCTCGCCGCAGATAGCATCGTAGGTGAGAAATATCGCCAGCAGCGAAAAGAACAATAACACCAGGTGAGAAAAATCCAGGCTCAAGACTCCCGTGAGGAAGGGATTTGTCCGGACCAGCGTTTACGTCTTGAACGGGCGGGGATCGTCCGGAGCATCAACGCCAAAGAGCCCGCCCATCCGGGCCACGGTTCCGTAGCGTCCGCCCACACCCGTCACCAGCGTGGTCAGAGGAGAGAGCGGCCGAAACATCGTGAGAATCACCTGCCGGTAGACCCGCGCATTGTAAACCTCCCCCTGACGCTCCTCCTGCTCCTGTTCCAGGTCACGTCGTTCCTCGTGGTAGGACCGCTTGTGATTGATCACACTCAGGCCAAACAAAAGCAACACGACAACCACTGCGCCGAGAAAGCGAAACTCGAGCAGATTCAGCAACAACCTCTTTCCGGCAAAGAGCACCACGCTCTCGCACGCAAAGCACCACCGGATACAAGCCCTCCACCCGGCGATGCCCGTCCTTTGGCCCCTAGAAAATGGCGGCGAGGATGGCTGCAATCACCTGCCCAATCTTCACCATCGCGTTCACCTTGCTTTCTTTTGAGTTACAATCACAGTACTCGCCGCACTTACAACTACACCTATTTACCGACTGTCGCCTCAGAAGACTCCACAAGATCAAATGGCTCCATGGCCAGATACACCGCCGATACGATCTCTCGCTCGCGGGCGAGCCTCTCCACCTGAGCGGCCCAAAAAGTGTGACTGAAGATGAAATGATAGGGACCAGAACTCCTTCGCCCCACTTCGATGCCCCGCAGTTGATCAAAATAACGCGACACGTTCCACAACGAACAGCTCGCCGTGAAAAAGACGATAGTTCCTTCAGCCCGGTCAAGATCCCGGAGAGTGAGACTCTTGCCGCTTCGCACGTCCATAAGCCGATAGGGTGGAAGTCGCTGTCCCGGTTTCATGTCGGTCCCTCATTCCCATAAGGGAAGCCTCCCAGCAGATGCTTCTCCACTAACTGTCGCAGATCGCTTTTCGTCAATCAGATGAACATGTTCTATCTCCGACGGAGAGGACTTCAGCCAGTAGAAAAAGTCATATCGTCGAAAGAGCGTGATGAGCACAAGAATATTGGCGATTAAGACTGCGGTAATGAGGATGAAGAACCAACTCTCCTTCTTCTTTACGACCTCCAGTGACTTCAGTCGGAGAGTGCGTTCCGGGACAAGTTCCATACCCTCACCTCCGCTTGCGGCCCTATCTTATCCCAACCGAGATAGGTCTCAAGGCTGTATCTGTCAGCGGGTGTCATAAAATGTCACAAAATCTTGCATGGTAGACGGAACTTGTATCGGGCAAGCGGCTTCAGGCACGCCCTCCGGCAATGCGCCGCCCGGGGTGTGCTGCCAGGCTCATGCCGGGGTGACCAGCCTGCTTGCCTCCCTTTCACCAACCAAAATAGCGAAGACCGCCAGGCAGGAGCAACCACGATGCTTCATCTCCCGCGCGGTAAAGATGTACTGGAGCTTGCATCCGGGACGCAACAATCCCCGGTACTCCTCGCCGGCTTTGCCGGGTGACCCAATCTCCTCTTGTTGAACGTTCAAGTACCCCGCCACCGGAGCTGCCAGGGCACACTCCCCGGCCTTTCACCACCAGTGAAAACTGCCTCCGCCCGGTCAGACGATGACCGTGAAACCTTCAGCACGCCGTTTCTCTGCGCGCCCGGTCATACAGAATCAGCGACTCCTTACAGATGCGCCACTGGCCACAGGCACCGCATGCACCTTCTGCTGCTCGATCCATCGGTAGATGGTCCGAACCGTCACTCCCACAACCTCAGCCGCATGCTGAACCGTCATCATCGCCCTCTCCTGCTCACAAACCGGACAATAAAAGTGACCCACTCGCATCATAGGTCTTCCCCTCCGCAGGAAAAGACAAGCGAGCGTCGGCGATTGCAAAAGAGACTGTCGCCCACCAATGTGGAATCGCCATCTGAACCGAGAAAGCCAAAGTCCAAGGTTAGTGCAAGATACACTAACCTTGGTCAGAACCACCGACCCTGAGAGATGTAGATCGTCGAACTTCTTCAGAGCGATTCCAGGAAGGCGAGCAGGTCCGCGCGTTCGGCCGGTGTGAGCATCAAGAATCGCTCGGTAACCCGACGGGCCTCTCCTGCATGCCGCCGGATTGCTTCCTCAATGGTCGCGGCGCTCCCATCGTGGAGGAATGGACGACTCATCCGCAGTCCCCACAGAGGCGGCGTGCGAAACTCAGTTGGCCCGGCATCGCCCTGAGGAATCCCATCTCCCGTTCCCACGTCGTGCAACAGCAGATCGGAGTAGAGCGGCACCGTCTTGCGGCTGAGAGCGGCAATGGGATGGTCGCCGGTTTGAAACGCAGGCGTGTGACAGCGGGCACAGCCAATGGTGGTGAAGATCTGTTCTCCTCGACGGACGGCCTCAGTAATGGGGCCACGTGGCGGCGGGCCAAGAAGTTGCATGAAGTTGACGAAATTGTCAATGCCCCGGCGTCCCGTCATCGGATCGGGGACATCCTCGGGATCGGCAACAGAGTCACACTCGGCCAGTCGCGCCATATCTCCATTAGGAGGATTCTCCTCACGAGCCAAATCGTTAGTGATGCCCATCTCGTTGAGGTAGGCATCACCAGCGAAACCGAGCAAGCTCGCCTGCTGGGCCTTCCAGCCGAATCGCCCCAGACGCACGCGGTTGGTCGCCAGATCCAATACCCGCGCAGCCCGCCCGGAAATTCCATCGCCGTCGCGATCCTCCGGATCAGCCTGAGCGACAATTGCCTCCTCCGGGATGGCTTCGATCAAGCCGATGCCAAAAAGCGGCTGAACCTGACGAAAGGCCACGACGTTGGCCTCCGCCGGAATCCTCTCCTGACACCGATCGGGAGCAACCGAGAAGATCTGAATGAGCGATCCTCCGGGCACATCCCGAAATGTTCCGTCCACATCTCGGAACCCCACTCGCACCTCGTTAGTGATGCCCGAGCCTCCGGTCACCGGCACGGCATGGCACTCGGCACACCCTCGCGCATTGAACACTGGACCCAGGCCATCAGCCACTTCTTCGATCTCCTCGAAGTCCTCCTTCCCCTCGAGGAAAAGAGCCATCTGTTCTGCCGACAGACCAGGTAAGGGATCACCAAAACCGGCGCCGGACTCCTGACGGCTCGTTCCCTCACCGCTCGGAGCCCAGGCCCAACACGTGACAAAGAGCAGCGCCATTACCAGCTTTAAGTGTTTCATTTTGGTTCCCCTCCTTATGTGAGTTGCTGCTTAGCCCGGTTGGGGGCTCCTGTGGCACCCCGTACGCGGGGAAGCATGGATCCACGCTCCGTATTAATTTATTTTGCAAAAGCGAAATTTATTTGAGGGGGGAACAAAAAAATTTCGGTTTTTCCTCCGCTAAGTGAAAAAGGAACGGTCATAATGCCAATCCGCCACGCCGGAAGGGATGAGAGGGACTCCGCCACCGGCAGTCTCGATGGAAGTGACAACCGCCCCCTGCACAGGTCGTGCGCATCCTTAAAGCAAAAAGTCCACCAGATCGCTGCCCCTGGCGTGATTCCACACCAGTTCCACCGGAATCAGACGGGTAGGGACGAAAAAGCCGCAGGCGGGGAAGCCACCTAGCGCAGACTTTGCCGTCTGCGGGGCATGCGCAGGGGGAAAGCCCGCGCCACAAACCTGAAGAAGGGGTCACCCATCCTGCTTTTGACATTTCCTCGGCGGTCCTCTATAAGTCTGGCCCGGCTGGATAGATGATCTTTGGGAGCGGAGGTCAGTCATGCGCACGCACCATCAGACTGCATCGGGGAATCACGCTCATTCCCCTTCCGGGGTGACACGGCGGCAGGTTCTCGCCGGACTTGGAGCCGTTGGGACAATGACGGCGGCAGCAGGACTGCCCGGAGGGTCGCTTCTTCAGCCGGTAGGACCCAGGTTCGGGCAGGAGGCCGCAGGTCAGCCCCCGCTCTTTCGGCTGGAACGGGTGACGGAGAATGTCTACGCGGCCATTGCGCGACCGGCGATGCTCGTCAATTGCAACGCCGCGATAATCGTCGGGTCGGATCATCTCCTGGTGGTGGATTCTCACTCCAAACCGTCGGCGGCGCGCGCCTTGCTCGCTCAGGTTCGATCCGAGATCGGCGACCGACCGGTACGCTATATCATCAACACGCACTTTCACTGGGATCATGCTCAGGGCAATGCCGTCTATCCGAATACTTTCGGGATGAAGGCGGACATCGTCGCATCAACGGCCACGCGGGAATGGCTCGCCCGGGAAGGCACGTCGCGTTTGCGGCAGCAACTGGAGAGCCTCTCGCGGCAGGTCGAAACGTTGCGACGCCAGCTCGCTCAGGCGACCGATGAGGACCAGCGGCAGCAACTCGTGAACCAGATCGGCGAGATCGAAGCCTACATCAAAGAGATGACACCGCCGCAAATCACCCTGCCGACGATCACCTTCGACGACCGATTGGTCATCCATGACGGCACTCGAGAAATTCACCTCCTCTTTCTCGGACGCGGCCACACGGCCGGAGACATTGTCGTCTACGTACCGAGCGAGCGAGTGGTAGCCACCGGAGACCTCCTGCAGGGGATGTTGCCTTATCTCGGTGACGGTTACCCCGAAGAATGGCCGCAAACGCTGGCCGCGCTCGAGCGACTCGATTTCACGCGAGTCGTTCCCGGACACGGAGCGGTTGAGCACGATAAATCGGTCGTGGCGTTCATGCGGGCCTACATTGAGGAGCTGGTCGAGCTGGTCAAGCGGGGCATTGAACGCGGTGCTTCTCTTGAGGAACTGCGTCGGACGCTTCTGCCGGATCAGTTTCGCTCGCTCATGACCGGGGGACAGGGCGAACGCGTCCAGCGGGAGACGGTGGCCGTCTTTGGACCGACGCGGGCCCCCTCGCTCGCCGCCGGAGTGGCCCGGACGGTGACGGAAGTCTACACCTATTTCACCCGGCGGAAACCCGAGCGCTCGTCCCGGGGCGAATGAAGATGGCGGCACCGACGTGCGCTCAGGCCGACAGCACGCGCTCGCGCAGCGTCATCAATCGCCGGGCGGCGAGATCGAGCGTCTCGTCCGTCTTGCAAAAGCAAAACCGCACCTGGGTGCGACCTTTTTGGGGATCGTGATAGAAACTGCTGCCGGGGACCACGGCGACACCAATCTCCTGAACGAGATAGGTGGCGAAGGTGACATCATCGGGGAAACCGAACCGGCTGATGTCGGTCATGATGTAGTAGGCGCCGCGCGGGAGATAGGCGTGAAAGCCCGCCGCCACGAGCGCCCGATAGAGGCGATCCCGTCGCGCGGCGTAGTCTGATGCCAGCTTCTCGTAGTAGCTTCGCGGCAAGCGCAGGGCCACGGCGCCGGCTTCCTGCAACGGAGCGGCGCTGCCGACGGTGAGAAAATCATGCACCTTGCGGATGGCCGATGTGATGGCCGGAGGAGCCAGAACGTATCCCACGCGCCAGCCCGTCACGCTGTAGGTCTTCGACAGCCCGTTAATGGTGATCGTGCGCTCGCGCATGCCATCGAGCGTGGCCAGGGCAATGTGCTCAGCTCCATCGTAGAGAATGTGCTCGTAAATTTCATCGGTGATCGCCACCACATTCCACTTCTGACACAGATCGGCGATCAGTCTCAGCTCATCACGGGTGAAAACTTTCCCCGTCGGATTGTTCGGCGTATTGAGGATAATGGCTTTGGTTCGGTCTGTGAAGGCCGCGGCCAGTTCATCAGGATCGAACGTCCAATCGGGAGGAGTGAGCGACACGTAGCGCGGCCGGGCACCGCAGAGAATCGCATCCGGTCCGTAGTTTTCGTAGAACGGTTCGAAGATGATGACCTCGTCTCCCGGATTCACGACGGCCAGCATCGCGGCCATCATCGCTTCGGTGGAGCCACAGGTCACGGTGATCTCCGTCTCCGGATCCACCTCCAGACCGAGATACCACCGCGTTTTCTCGGCGATGGCATCGCGGAAGGATTTAGCTCCCCAGGTGATGGCATATTGATTGATGTCAGCGGCAATGGCTTCGATGGCCGCCCGTTTGATCTCCTCGGGAGCGGGGAAGTCGGGGAATCCCTGAGCGAGATTGACCGCCCCGTACTGCAGAGCCAGGCGGGTCATCTCTCGAATGACCGATTCGGTGAACTGATCAGCTTTGTCCGACGTCAGTTTCTTCATCGGCGCGATCATGGCTCTCCTCACACAGCAGCGATCTGAAACGCCGGCGCAGGTCGCACCGCGCCAACGACGCGCACTCCTTCGGAGAACGCAGCGGATCCGGTGCGATATCTCGATCGCGGTCGTCCGAGCGTCATTGGCCGTCCTGCTCCTCCTTCTCTTCTCTC contains:
- the purS gene encoding phosphoribosylformylglycinamidine synthase subunit PurS — translated: MRALIHVRLKPGVFDPQGKTIHQAAETLGYHGIREIRQGKFFEIELDSVLSPEAARDLMVRLADELLANPVIEDFTVEILE
- the purB gene encoding adenylosuccinate lyase — encoded protein: MIPRYTLPEMGQLWSDENKFRTWLKVELAVCEVQAERGMIPAEALDVIKRKARINIARIQEIEARVQHDVIAFLTAVAEEIGPEARFVHYGMTSSDVLDTAMALLLRDASDVLLDKLARLAEVLRRRAFEFQYTPMIGRTHGVHAEPTTFGLKLALWYADTERNRERLRRARDIVSVGKISGAVGTFAHLDPEVEEKVCARLGLTPDPISTQIVQRDRHAEFLATLGIIASCLEKIALEIRHLQRTEVREAEEFFSPGQKGSSAMPHKRNPIASEQICGLARVVRANVQAALENIALWHERDISHSSVERIIVPESCILTDYLIHRTTRLIENLVVYPERMMENLQATRGVIFSGDLLLALTERGMSREDAYEIVQRLAHRAWDERADFAALVRRSPEITGRLRADEIDEIFSLQRLLRHVDTIFQRVFGTAQNDERQRTSS
- a CDS encoding MBL fold metallo-hydrolase produces the protein MRINILGSSSSGNATLLVSGSTRVLLDVGFSQRELTRRLREIGEDICRVSALVITHEHADHIRGAPILARSLGIPIFMSRASHEAWCRMNPADTLTVAEFIEAERPFEIGDITFRPFSVPHDAAETLAFTITARGVRVGYATDLGYIPQMVAEHLRGSDVLILEANHDVEMLRAGPYPWAVKQRVMSRHGHLSNDEMARFLREDFDGRAEIITLVHLSRTNNHPEIARLAALQALSERQPPLSGDLEQRIRLAFHDRPSEWIDL
- a CDS encoding pitrilysin family protein, translating into MVDQEIKKTVLPSGLTIVTEQMNHLRSVSIGVWVRAGSRHEPLDQCGISHFIEHLLFKGTERRTTRDIAIESDMLGSTFDAFTSHECAAYSIKVLDEHVPRAFDLIADVITRPRFDPQEIEKERSVIVEEMRMVEDTPDDLATEIFLRNFWPNHRLGRPILGTEESLTRLTREEIVAHWQKVYTPANLVVSAAGHVTHEEIVELAARYFEEIPDSGFRPQDTPPQASPTIVLHRKDQLGQVQLLFGATCPSLLSPDRHSVMILSSILGGGASSRLFQSIREDHGLAYSTGAGTLQYTDTGLFFIYAATSPEKVLKVIDLCIAEIVRLKSEPVSEEELQRAKEQAKAATMLSLESSNARMGHIAQQEIYFGEQVPYDSILACISAVTAEDLHRVANEIFHTESLALVVLGSLNHLEIDRSRLACD
- a CDS encoding ABC transporter permease subunit yields the protein MLMLLVIKEIQKRFYDLRFFLLLAVSLVMGVTATALSMCQYRHRHKEYVRLRSQAEQQTTLDRTYVVKPPNPLLFIRDGEQDAPILLKMEPAVLHYVESADTTERPLVETAIPFDWAFLIVYVYSFLAVLMTYDSVAGEKQSGTLPLVLAGSCRRWTVILACFVGNVVVLWVPLVLTVGLSLLVILLMGPVELGAREWLRIGIALMLSGLFITIMGTVGLLASTVFYRASTALVVSLILWIGMVIVFPNGVRLAVESWGRVPSLHELQENLEGARRAKWSGLSLSGEVLWAAVTYPGLTESQREKLIAAVQAKIYADHEQVLEKFAVTTGQILASYYREVAQQAERIRFFSRSSPAFSYQFALEGIIPAGYVRHAQFLAAAERYLDSYTTVARRLRRLLRPQAHVEGGFTRFTYKGRVYQLNGIEKISYAHVPFDRRQLPRFQMPLPSLSEAAAGAAWDILTLILWTGVLFVGACVAFLRYDVRA
- a CDS encoding ABC transporter permease subunit — translated: MSLDFSHLVLLFFSLLAIFLTYDAICGEREQGTLRLCWSYSVPRFRLLFGEYGGTLVTLLLPLAVMILLWLIILRLPPSLPMDGADYARLALIAGFTILFVSGFIFLGFWVSALTRSSAASLALLLVIWVGLVVVLSVVFTCARSSEPN
- a CDS encoding helix-turn-helix domain-containing protein, coding for MMRVGHFYCPVCEQERAMMTVQHAAEVVGVTVRTIYRWIEQQKVHAVPVASGASVRSR
- a CDS encoding di-heme oxidoredictase family protein, coding for MKHLKLVMALLFVTCWAWAPSGEGTSRQESGAGFGDPLPGLSAEQMALFLEGKEDFEEIEEVADGLGPVFNARGCAECHAVPVTGGSGITNEVRVGFRDVDGTFRDVPGGSLIQIFSVAPDRCQERIPAEANVVAFRQVQPLFGIGLIEAIPEEAIVAQADPEDRDGDGISGRAARVLDLATNRVRLGRFGWKAQQASLLGFAGDAYLNEMGITNDLAREENPPNGDMARLAECDSVADPEDVPDPMTGRRGIDNFVNFMQLLGPPPRGPITEAVRRGEQIFTTIGCARCHTPAFQTGDHPIAALSRKTVPLYSDLLLHDVGTGDGIPQGDAGPTEFRTPPLWGLRMSRPFLHDGSAATIEEAIRRHAGEARRVTERFLMLTPAERADLLAFLESL